A region of the Chryseobacterium cucumeris genome:
GAGAAGAGGTTGGTATTAAGATTCTGAAAAATAAAAAATAAGGACAACCTATTATCGGTTGTCCTCTCTTATTTAAAACTAATCTTTTATTATTTTCTGTGAGATCGGAATATTGTTAATGGTTCCCGTCACAATATAAGTTCCTTTTGGAAGCTCTGCAATATCAAGAGTTGAGGCCAGCTTAGTAGGTGATTTTTTAACGACCTGTCTGAATGTATCATAAACTTTCACATCTTTCACCTCAGTTCCGAACACTACTTTACTGTCTTTTATAAATGGATTCTGTACAAAGCCTGACTTCACGCTGCCTTCTAGGGAAAAGTCTGCCATATTATCATTACTTCCTACTAAATTTCTTCTGATAGCCGTGGTTGTAGTGGGAGATGGAGCCGGCCCGTCTCCTTTAAACTGATCTGCATTGGATCCGTACCCTACAAAATCCAGGACATTGGATGCAGAAGGTCCTGTGACCTGCACTATATTTCCCGCTAATGCAACTTTTCCTGATACGTTGGAAATTTTTAATCCGGAAGATTTATTGGGAGTCCCATCAAAATTTACGATTGTTGTTGCAATAAAATCCGGTGTTGGCAGATTTTCGACACCACCTTCAATCGCTGATTCCTGAATCAAATAGGTTTCTTCAGGTCCTAATGTCAAATCCGGAAGCGTATGATATTCTGTAAAAGCTCCTATCGCCGGAGCATATTGAATACTTGCTCCCGTCAAAGAAACCAAAGTAGTTCCGATATTTTTAAGGACGATATAATTATTCTTTAATACAGCTCCTGAATTGGCATTCCCGCCATAGATCTCATTGATCACAATCTGAGCATTTGAAAAAGAAGTTAATAATGTAAGTCCAGCAAGAGTAAAGATTTTTTTCATCGTATTAATTTTAGAAATGGATTGATCATAAAACATCAAAAATAATACCACCAAATTATGAAATATATAAGATACAAAAAGCTAAACATCAGGAAATAATCACAAAAACAGCCGCTTCATTGAAGCAGCTGTTTATATTTTTATTTAAAAGGGATTAGTCTTTAAGAACTTTCTGAGAAACCGGCTGGTTGTTTACTGTACCTGTAACGATATAGTTTCCTTTTGCCAATTCAGCAACGCTTACCGTTTCATTTTGTCTTACAGAAACTTCTTTTACAAGCTGTCCGAAGCTATTGAAGATCTTCACATCTTTTACATCAGATCCGAAAACAATTTCATTATTTTTAACGAAAGAGTTCTTTACAAAGTTTCCTGCCTTTATGTTTTTAGAATCGATAACAGCTAAAGTGGCGCTAGATGCAGTAACAGTTAAAGAAATATCATCTATTCTCCAATTGGCAGTACCCAAAGATGGAGTTCCTGTACCAGGGCTGTCACTTCCATAGATTCTTAGTGTAACCGGAGCTGATTCTGCACCTACTAAATTACTCCCTGAAAAAGTAATATTATTCAAGGTCCATGTACTGTTATTGTTAACGTTTACAGTTCCTATCGCTGTTGCATAATTATCGATGCTTGAATATACTGTAATCTTTCCGGGACCTGTAGATGTCCCTCTCGACCCGAAATTTAGAGAATTCAAAGTTACTTTGTTACCCGCAACAGGAGTAACAGTAACACTAAAATAGGTGCTTGTTGCAGTTGAAAGTGGTTCTTTAAAAGCTGCAGCACCAAAATTACTGGATCCACTTGCTCCTGCATATCCTGTAGATACAGATGTAGCAGTTATTAAATTGGTAGTACCATTATTATTTCCCTGAGTTGCTGCAAATGCCACATTTGAAATAGTAGCATTGGTACCGGAAATAGGATTTACAGAACTACCATCCCAAAGGTAAGTTGTTTGCGCAAAAACCACTGCGCTCAGTGCAACTGTTGCAAAAAGAGAATAAAGTTTTTTCATGATTTATTTTTTGTTGTTAATAATTTTCTTTCTCTAACAAAACTACATTCTAATTTTTTTTCAGGGACAATAAAGAGGTTAAGTTTTTGTTAATAATAGTTCACCTCTTAATGTTAACATTTTTTAATTATTTTTACGAATTATTTTTAAAAGTTGCGGAATTTTGTCATTCTATTCGTTTTGTTCTTCGTAGGCATATTTTCAGGAAATGCTCAGGTATTTTCATGGAAAAATCCCAACGTGCCTGAAGACAGCATAAAAAGGGACAGTATTCTTGCGGCAAAGCTGGAGCAGGACATCTTTGCAAAGGACACTCTGGATTTTATAAGAACGCACAATAAGATCATTATTGATGAAGCCGTACTGGCAAAAAATGATAAAAAGAGATTTTTAGGAGAGCTTAACTCAAAAGGATCTATTATCCGTGGGATTACTTTTGGTAACAACCAGGGGCAGTCTGTACAAAGTTCCATGGATCTTCAGATATCTGGGCGGTTATCCAAAGATGTTACTATTTTAGCAAGTATTTCAGATCATAACCTGCCGATTCAGGCTGATGGTTATACCCAGACTTTGGAGGAGTTTGACAAAATCTATATGCAGCTTAATATCAAGGATAAATCTATCCTCAGAGCAGGGCATCTTGACCTTGTGGAAGCTAAAAATTATTTTGCCAAATACCAGAGGAGAAGTATGGGACTTCAATTCCAGACAGAATTCGGGAAGGAAAACAAGACATTCCTAGATATCTCTGCAGGGGTTGCACGAAGTGAATTCCACAGAATCCGTTTTCAGGGGGTTGAAGGTAACCAGGGACCTTACCGTCTGACAGGTAAGAACGGTGAACAGTTTATTACACTGATCTCCGGTTCTGAACAGGTCTTTATTGATGGAATTTTAATGAAGCGCGGTGAAAACCAGGATTATATCATCAATTACAACACCGGTGAAGTTACCTTTACCAGTTTCCGTCCTATTTTCCAACAGAATTTCATCACGATTTCTTATAACTATGCCAACAGGAATTATTCAAGGTATCTGTTTACAGGAAAGCTTGAGCATCAGAGAGAAAAATTCAAGGTGGGATTCAACTGGTTCATGGAAAATGACAATAAGAACGCACCTCTTTCTTTAAATCTGTCTAAAGAAGATGAGCAGATTCTGGCTGATGCTGGAAATAATCCTGATCTGATGTATGCCCCTTCAGGAGTTGTAACCGAATATGATGTCAATAAAATTTTATACAAACTAAGTCCCGCAGGTAATTTCTATGAATATTCTACGGATTCGAGTTTAACACTTTATCAGGTTTCTTTTACTTATTTCGGAGCTAATCAGGGAGATTATAAAATTGCACAGACCACCAACAACGGGCGTGTTTTTGAATATGTAGGCCCAAATGGCGGAGATTACAGAGCGGTAAGAAAACTTCCTTCTCCTCAGA
Encoded here:
- a CDS encoding T9SS type A sorting domain-containing protein, whose product is MKKIFTLAGLTLLTSFSNAQIVINEIYGGNANSGAVLKNNYIVLKNIGTTLVSLTGASIQYAPAIGAFTEYHTLPDLTLGPEETYLIQESAIEGGVENLPTPDFIATTIVNFDGTPNKSSGLKISNVSGKVALAGNIVQVTGPSASNVLDFVGYGSNADQFKGDGPAPSPTTTTAIRRNLVGSNDNMADFSLEGSVKSGFVQNPFIKDSKVVFGTEVKDVKVYDTFRQVVKKSPTKLASTLDIAELPKGTYIVTGTINNIPISQKIIKD
- a CDS encoding T9SS type A sorting domain-containing protein, which encodes MKKLYSLFATVALSAVVFAQTTYLWDGSSVNPISGTNATISNVAFAATQGNNNGTTNLITATSVSTGYAGASGSSNFGAAAFKEPLSTATSTYFSVTVTPVAGNKVTLNSLNFGSRGTSTGPGKITVYSSIDNYATAIGTVNVNNNSTWTLNNITFSGSNLVGAESAPVTLRIYGSDSPGTGTPSLGTANWRIDDISLTVTASSATLAVIDSKNIKAGNFVKNSFVKNNEIVFGSDVKDVKIFNSFGQLVKEVSVRQNETVSVAELAKGNYIVTGTVNNQPVSQKVLKD